The following coding sequences are from one Lolium rigidum isolate FL_2022 chromosome 6, APGP_CSIRO_Lrig_0.1, whole genome shotgun sequence window:
- the LOC124662031 gene encoding CRS2-associated factor 2, chloroplastic-like → MPPPPPPPQRPVPSRVGRANLFSAPPSPLPNRRDPKSRSVPLPPRRRHPENQNQRPSHEQDSMPAPRTTGTNPAFRAHHLRTSYRKPVPPAAAVGQAEALLAADPTDAAAGRSVVVGPSGVTFRLPGAPFDFQFSYSETPRAAPLAIREPPFLPFAPPTMPRPWTGKAPLLTKEEKARRRGVRLHTPLGQEPPRTVSAHGIMMEVRGRRQRDFARVSPGDGRSREEVLGEPLTSDEVRDLIKPHMSHNRQLNIGRDGLTHNMLEMIHCHWRRQEICKVRCRGVPTVDMKNLCHHLEEKSGGKVIKRVGGVVFLYRGRNYDPRTRPRYPLMLWKPATPVYPKLIQQAPEGLTSEEAAEMRRRGQILLPILKLAKNGIYINLVKDVRDAFEGNDLVKIDCEGLEPSDYKKIGAKLKDLVPCVLLSFDNEQLLIYRGKEWKSRYLKPLTLIPKVQKNNLGVSSASSSDESTDASDNVAIREVLGPKMFKLWKRAIESSIALSLDEDEVNALTPDILLARVEEFSITCQAVEHSFPALLVTNGEDSTEVLNESDDESEDKIIRRREIQSEQSPVASEDDHFEYDMLERLESSAPLGSLPIDAVLEQLNKE, encoded by the exons atgccgccgccgccgccgccgccgcagcgtcCAGTCCCCTCACGCGTTGGCCGCGCCAACCTATTCTCCGCtcctccctctcccctccccaACCGCCGCGACCCCAAGAGCCGCTCCGTCCCtctccctcctcgccgccgccaccccgagAACCAGAATCAGCGACCTTCCCACGAACAAGACTCAATGCCGGCTCCCAGGACCACGGGTACCAATCCCGCCTTCCGAGCACACCACCTTCGCACCTCCTACCGCAAGCCCGTGCCCCCCGCCGCGGCCGTCGGCCAGGCAGAGGCCCTGCTCGCAGCCGACCCCACCGACGCTGCCGCAGGGCGTTCCGTCGTCGTCGGCCCATCCGGTGTCACCTTCCGTCTCCCCGGCGCGCCCTTCGACTTTCAGTTCAGCTACTCCGAGACGCCCCGCGCTGCGCCGCTGGCCATCCGGGAGCCCCCGTTCCTGCCCTTCGCGCCGCCCACCATGCCACGGCCGTGGACCGGAAAGGCGCCTCTGCTAACCAAGGAGGAGAAGGCACGGCGAAGGGGCGTACGGCTGCACACGCCGCTCGGCCAGGAGCCACCTCGAACGGTGAGCGCTCACGGGATCATGATGGAGGTTAGGGGCAGGAGGCAGCGGGACTTCGCCAGGGTGAGCCCCGGCGACGGCAGGAGCAGGGAGGAGGTTCTAGGGGAGCCGCTCACCTCCGACGAGGTGCGCGACCTCATCAAGCCTCATATGTCACATAACCGGCAACTCAATATTG GAAGGGATGGATTGACCCACAACATGTTGGAAATGATACATTGCCACTGGAGGCGGCAGGAAATCTGCAAAGTAAGATGCCGAGGAGTACCGACCGTTGATATGAAAAACCTTTGTCATCACCTTGAG GAAAAATCAGGTGGAAAAGTCATAAAACGAGTAGGTGGCGTTGTTTTCTTGTACCGTGGAAGAAATTACGATCCACGCACGCGTCCTCGTTATCCATTAATGCTTTGGAAGCCAGCCACTCCTGTGTATCCAAAACTCATCCAGCAAGCTCCAGAAGGGCTTACAAGTGAAGAAGCAGCTGAAATGAGAAGGAGAGGACAAATTCTACTGCCAATTTTGAAGTTAG caaaaaatgggATATATATCAATCTTGTAAAGGATGTTCGGGATGCTTTTGAGGGAAATGATCTGGTGAAGATTGACTGCGAGGGTTTGGAACCAAGTGACTACAAAAAAATTGGAGCAAAACTGAAG GATCTTGTTCCTTGTGTTCTTCTGTCATTTGACAATGAGCAGTTACTAATCTACagaggcaaagaatggaaatccAGATATCTGAAGCCTCTAACTCTTATTCCAAAAGTTCAAAAGAATAATCTCGGAGTGTCATCTGCTTCGAGCTCAG atgaatcgactgaTGCTAGCGATAATGTGGCAATACGAGAAGTATTGGGACCCAAAATGTTTAAACTGTGGAAGCGTGCAATCGAGTCATCCATAGCCTTGTCGctagatgaagatgaagtcaacgcACTTACGCCTGACATACTTCTTGCAAGGGTTGAGGAGTTCAGTATCACATGTCAGGCTGTGGAGCATTCATTTCCAGCTTTGCTCGTGACCAATGGCGAGGACAGCACTGAAGTTCTAAATGAGTCTGACGACGAGTCTGAAGATAAAATAATTAGACGCCGAGAGATTCAGTCAGAGCAATCACCTGTTGCCAGCGAGGATGATCACTTTGAATATGACATGCTCGAGCGTTTGGAGTCATCGGCACCACTGGGATCATTACCGATCGATGCCGTCTTAGAGCAGTTGAACAAAGAGTAA